From Denitrovibrio acetiphilus DSM 12809, the proteins below share one genomic window:
- a CDS encoding molybdopterin-dependent oxidoreductase, translated as MLTVKINGKEVEVPAGTTILDAAKEAGVHIPVLCHDSRLNPFGACRVCLVEQVGMPKLQAACTTPVTDKMEIITESEKLSRVRKTAVELLLINHPLDCPVCDKGGECTLQDLTYEVGVTKVRFDAVPNDTPVDHTNPFIERDIDRCVLCGRCVRICDEVVNIQAISFLNRGTDTMIGTSFEQPWNCEYCGQCISVCPVGSLNNRVYLFKNRPWNLESEKTICGLCSCGCTVSIDYEGNEVFRMNDMPEEGVNHGYMCAKGRFGFDFMNSVKRETEAQVKVKGEAKKVSVTEAVEYAADKIKGVSKESVALVVSPRLTNEEAFLAAKLASAIGTSNVFSTETDEIMPEGTYEDVENSDALTVLNINVTESNPILGLAVRVAARKEGSSLLVFYPSMTALRRVSTKFVTGNPEKLAEEMEKFCAAMGGADNEYAADAKLMLDAEKPVLVFDPHSKADAYIAQEIKKACSKVKLVPAKHKNNSVGIVDMGCGAKSPAEFAAGVESGKIKAVVCLGENIVTRTGWSKLSGALQKLDLLMVTDPFMSDTAKLANVYIPVATFAEKNGSFTNLEGRVQLVSKAVDKGVPSDAEVLAALGKEFGAELPADAYSVRKLIEKEVKLYSGVEWDGGTVPYPSVFKKDMEKAAVTAKGSGRFYLYPASLRLHSGSYTRWSPDLAKVYGSPVLEVSVDDAKEMDLKDGDTVKLKGDSFTGEFVVEIDKQMTKGCISLPEDFADTADIFSNGRYLKAEIIK; from the coding sequence ATGCTTACTGTAAAAATAAACGGAAAAGAGGTTGAGGTTCCGGCTGGGACAACGATACTCGATGCCGCAAAAGAGGCAGGAGTTCATATTCCCGTGCTTTGCCACGACTCCAGACTCAATCCATTCGGTGCTTGCAGGGTCTGCCTTGTTGAGCAGGTTGGTATGCCTAAGCTTCAGGCTGCATGTACAACCCCAGTCACCGACAAAATGGAAATCATAACTGAATCTGAAAAGCTCTCCAGAGTGCGTAAGACAGCGGTTGAACTGCTTCTTATAAATCACCCCCTTGACTGTCCTGTTTGTGACAAAGGTGGTGAGTGTACTCTGCAAGACCTTACATATGAAGTTGGTGTAACAAAAGTTCGCTTTGACGCTGTACCTAATGACACTCCTGTTGACCACACTAACCCTTTCATAGAAAGGGATATAGACAGATGTGTTCTTTGCGGACGCTGTGTGCGTATTTGTGACGAGGTTGTTAATATTCAGGCGATTAGTTTCCTGAACCGTGGTACAGACACTATGATCGGTACCTCTTTTGAACAGCCTTGGAACTGTGAATACTGCGGTCAATGTATTAGCGTATGTCCTGTCGGCTCACTCAACAACAGGGTTTATCTGTTCAAAAACAGACCATGGAATCTGGAAAGTGAAAAGACGATATGTGGTCTCTGCTCTTGCGGATGTACTGTGAGCATCGACTACGAAGGGAACGAAGTCTTCCGCATGAATGATATGCCGGAAGAGGGCGTTAATCACGGATACATGTGCGCTAAAGGCCGTTTTGGTTTCGACTTTATGAATAGTGTAAAGCGCGAGACTGAGGCTCAGGTCAAAGTTAAAGGCGAAGCTAAAAAAGTTTCTGTAACGGAAGCTGTTGAATATGCCGCTGATAAGATAAAAGGGGTTTCAAAAGAGAGTGTTGCTCTCGTCGTCTCCCCAAGACTTACAAATGAGGAAGCTTTCCTCGCTGCTAAGCTTGCGTCTGCTATCGGTACTTCAAATGTCTTTTCAACTGAGACTGACGAAATTATGCCGGAAGGCACATATGAGGATGTAGAGAACAGTGATGCTCTTACAGTCCTCAATATAAACGTAACAGAATCCAATCCTATTCTCGGACTCGCTGTGAGAGTTGCCGCAAGGAAAGAGGGGAGTTCACTTCTTGTCTTCTATCCAAGCATGACTGCACTCAGAAGGGTTTCCACAAAATTTGTGACAGGCAACCCTGAGAAACTTGCAGAAGAGATGGAGAAATTCTGCGCTGCTATGGGCGGAGCTGACAATGAATACGCTGCTGATGCCAAGCTTATGCTTGACGCTGAGAAGCCTGTTCTTGTGTTTGACCCGCACAGTAAAGCAGATGCTTATATCGCACAAGAGATCAAGAAGGCTTGCAGCAAAGTCAAACTTGTTCCTGCCAAACACAAAAATAACTCAGTCGGCATTGTCGACATGGGCTGTGGTGCTAAATCTCCTGCGGAGTTTGCAGCGGGCGTCGAGTCCGGAAAAATCAAGGCTGTCGTTTGTCTCGGTGAAAACATTGTGACAAGAACAGGCTGGAGCAAACTTTCAGGAGCACTTCAGAAACTTGATCTGCTTATGGTTACCGATCCTTTCATGAGCGACACCGCAAAGCTGGCAAATGTCTACATCCCTGTAGCTACTTTTGCAGAGAAGAACGGTTCTTTTACTAACCTTGAAGGACGTGTTCAACTTGTCAGTAAAGCTGTAGACAAAGGCGTCCCAAGTGATGCCGAGGTGCTGGCTGCATTAGGAAAGGAATTCGGTGCAGAGCTTCCTGCGGATGCTTATTCCGTGAGAAAGCTTATTGAGAAAGAGGTGAAACTTTATTCCGGTGTCGAGTGGGACGGCGGTACTGTTCCTTATCCATCAGTTTTCAAAAAAGACATGGAAAAAGCAGCGGTTACAGCTAAAGGCAGCGGCAGGTTCTACCTTTATCCCGCCAGCCTCAGGCTGCATTCAGGTTCTTACACAAGATGGTCGCCAGACCTCGCGAAAGTATACGGTTCACCGGTGCTTGAGGTAAGCGTTGACGACGCAAAGGAGATGGACCTTAAAGACGGTGACACCGTCAAACTTAAAGGGGACAGCTTCACTGGTGAGTTTGTTGTTGAGATAGATAAGCAAATGACCAAAGGATGTATATCACTTCCTGAGGACTTTGCTGATACAGCCGACATCTTCTCCAACGGAAGATACTTAAAAGCGGAAATTATTAAGTAA
- the nuoH gene encoding NADH-quinone oxidoreductase subunit NuoH — translation MVLAIVFTLIKILIIVVCTLIGVAYMTYAERKVIGHMQVRLGPSHVGPKGLLQPLADGLKLFAKEDVTPDMVDKPVFYVAPFLGMVPGLAAFAVIPFADEMTLFGMKVQPYVSDINVGLLYILALSSVGVYGIIMSGWASNSKYSTMGSLRSTAQVISYETSMGLSLIGPVLLAGSLSLKGITDAQAGMWFVVPQFVAFVIFVISAVAETNRAPFDLPEAETEIVSGFHTEYSSMRFAMFFLGEYANMWVIACVCAIMFLGGYNGPLLPPLVWFFIKVLAFMFLYLWLRATLPRLRYDQLMNLGWKILIPIALANLLITSIIVYAVRN, via the coding sequence ATGGTACTCGCGATTGTCTTCACACTAATCAAGATACTGATTATAGTCGTGTGCACGCTTATCGGTGTAGCCTACATGACCTATGCTGAAAGAAAAGTAATTGGTCATATGCAGGTTCGTCTCGGTCCGTCACACGTGGGTCCTAAAGGACTATTGCAACCCTTGGCCGACGGTCTGAAACTCTTTGCTAAGGAAGATGTGACTCCGGATATGGTTGATAAACCAGTATTCTATGTTGCTCCTTTCCTTGGGATGGTTCCAGGTCTTGCAGCCTTTGCGGTTATACCTTTTGCCGATGAGATGACTCTCTTCGGTATGAAGGTTCAGCCTTATGTATCTGATATCAATGTCGGTCTCCTGTATATACTGGCACTCTCATCAGTGGGCGTGTACGGTATTATTATGTCCGGCTGGGCTTCAAACTCGAAGTACTCTACTATGGGGTCACTCCGTTCGACAGCTCAGGTTATCAGCTACGAAACATCTATGGGACTTTCACTTATCGGCCCTGTTCTCCTTGCCGGCTCTCTGAGCCTAAAGGGCATCACTGATGCACAGGCAGGTATGTGGTTTGTTGTCCCTCAGTTTGTTGCATTTGTCATATTTGTTATCTCCGCAGTTGCGGAAACAAACAGAGCTCCTTTCGACCTTCCAGAGGCTGAAACAGAGATTGTGTCCGGATTCCACACAGAATACTCTTCCATGAGATTTGCTATGTTCTTTCTTGGGGAATACGCAAACATGTGGGTTATTGCTTGTGTGTGCGCCATTATGTTTCTTGGCGGTTACAACGGACCACTTCTTCCGCCGCTGGTTTGGTTTTTTATCAAGGTTCTTGCGTTCATGTTTCTGTACCTGTGGCTCAGAGCTACACTTCCAAGGCTCAGATATGACCAGCTTATGAACCTCGGATGGAAAATACTTATTCCAATCGCGCTGGCGAATCTGCTTATAACAAGCATTATCGTCTATGCGGTAAGGAATTAA
- the nuoI gene encoding NADH-quinone oxidoreductase subunit NuoI: MRKNIFETIFLTEILKGLSITLSHMFKKPVTYKYPYEATPIMDRFRGIQYIKTHEDGRTKCVGCYLCQKVCPSECIHIETDCGPNGERLIRKYELDLSRCIYCGYCEEVCPVDAIHMGWEWNTVDSNRDNYVINMKTLSQNYKDNLEGNWKNKHLKKKLVEGVKQ, encoded by the coding sequence ATGAGAAAGAACATATTTGAAACAATCTTCTTAACTGAAATCCTGAAAGGGCTCAGCATTACCCTCTCGCACATGTTTAAAAAACCTGTGACATATAAGTACCCTTATGAAGCTACTCCTATTATGGACAGATTCAGAGGGATTCAGTATATCAAAACACACGAAGACGGCAGGACAAAATGTGTGGGATGCTACCTCTGCCAGAAGGTCTGCCCTTCAGAGTGCATCCACATAGAAACTGACTGCGGTCCTAACGGTGAGAGGCTTATCAGGAAGTATGAGCTTGATCTCTCCAGATGTATCTATTGCGGATACTGCGAAGAGGTCTGCCCTGTTGACGCCATCCATATGGGGTGGGAGTGGAACACTGTTGACTCAAACAGAGACAACTATGTTATCAACATGAAGACACTTTCCCAGAACTACAAGGACAACCTTGAAGGTAACTGGAAGAATAAGCACCTCAAAAAGAAACTTGTTGAAGGAGTTAAGCAATGA
- a CDS encoding NADH-quinone oxidoreductase subunit J: MNAILANIGFWVLGITAVVSALFLITRENPVHSALWMLLTFFSVAGIFVQLDAEFIAAIQVMVYAGAILVLYMFVVMLLNPKSNGFIKMPFKVVLGGIVAFIVFLQIVMTLMGADIIKTAKLTGIADPHNFGNVKMFGIDLFTTYLVPFEIVSIMLLVAMIGAIVIAKKD, from the coding sequence ATGAACGCAATTCTGGCAAACATAGGATTCTGGGTGCTGGGAATCACTGCGGTTGTCTCTGCTCTGTTTCTCATAACCAGAGAAAACCCGGTACATTCAGCACTATGGATGCTACTCACATTTTTTAGTGTGGCTGGCATCTTCGTACAGCTTGACGCCGAGTTCATTGCGGCTATTCAGGTAATGGTATATGCAGGAGCTATTCTTGTACTGTACATGTTCGTTGTGATGCTGCTTAACCCGAAGTCAAACGGTTTTATCAAAATGCCGTTTAAAGTCGTTCTCGGAGGAATTGTTGCTTTCATAGTATTCCTTCAGATCGTAATGACTCTTATGGGGGCTGACATCATCAAAACGGCAAAGCTGACAGGAATTGCAGATCCGCATAACTTCGGAAATGTGAAAATGTTCGGTATAGACCTTTTTACAACATACCTTGTGCCTTTCGAGATAGTCTCTATCATGCTTCTCGTAGCAATGATCGGCGCAATCGTAATAGCAAAAAAGGATTAA
- the nuoK gene encoding NADH-quinone oxidoreductase subunit NuoK, with product MLTLAHYLVLSGIIFAIGMAGVLVRRNLIVMFMSLELMLNAVNINLAAFSNYLQSMTGQIFIVFVMAVAAAEAAVGLALIITMFRNKQTINADEINTMRG from the coding sequence ATGCTTACGCTTGCACATTATCTTGTCCTGAGCGGTATCATCTTTGCCATTGGCATGGCTGGTGTTCTTGTCCGCAGGAACCTTATAGTTATGTTCATGTCACTGGAATTGATGCTTAACGCTGTTAACATCAACCTCGCAGCCTTTTCGAACTATCTACAGTCCATGACCGGACAGATATTTATCGTGTTCGTTATGGCTGTGGCTGCTGCTGAAGCCGCTGTTGGTCTCGCTCTGATCATTACTATGTTCAGAAACAAGCAGACCATTAACGCTGATGAAATTAATACAATGAGAGGATAG
- the nuoL gene encoding NADH-quinone oxidoreductase subunit L, translating to MIFAVLTLLGPLVAFLINGLLGRRYIKNLAPIVAIAGVSVSFVCALILFYLVSQGFSVDGTLYTWVVAGKLSIPFGILVDPLSSIMLIVVTTISLMVHIYSIGYMHGDPGFWRFFTYLSVFTLSMLVLVLGNNFLMLFVGWELVGLSSYLLIGFWFHKKSAADACKKAFVMNRIGDFGFYIGLLLVIVTFRSVNYSDAFNSEAIHHIKEAGFMLFGMKVSLIDLMTFGLFCGAMGKSAQFPLHTWLPDAMEGPTPVSALIHAATMVTAGVYMVARCNALFSEAHMTSQFIVFAGAMTAFLGASIGLTQYDLKRILAYSTVSQLGYMIMATGVGAYVAAIFHLFTHAMFKGLLFLCSGSVMHAMHDQLDVRLMGGLKKKMPFTHWTYLIGCIAIAGIPPLAGFWSKDEILAMTFASGHNIAWFVGTAVAGMTAFYMFRSYFLVFQGTPRDQHLHDHAHESPFSMWGPLVFLAFLSIFVGLVFGYPLENGYIHTFLGPVLTPAHAHPHHMAHSTATMLMILSIAVAAAGIFVSYLFYVKNFPALPEKTVKTFKPLHKFLLNKWYFDELYDFLFVHPIVMISNILWRAFDVNVIDFTVNAFGRVPMWFGGVVRHIQTGRIQTYIFTMVIGIIVFVTIFYTV from the coding sequence ATGATATTTGCAGTATTAACACTACTCGGGCCGCTTGTTGCCTTTTTGATAAATGGTCTTCTCGGCAGAAGATACATCAAAAATCTTGCACCAATCGTTGCCATAGCAGGTGTTAGTGTTTCCTTTGTCTGCGCTCTGATATTGTTCTACCTTGTTTCTCAAGGTTTCAGTGTAGACGGCACACTTTACACCTGGGTCGTAGCGGGTAAACTCAGTATTCCTTTTGGTATACTTGTCGATCCGCTGTCATCCATCATGCTTATAGTTGTTACAACAATCTCTCTGATGGTTCACATTTACTCCATCGGATATATGCACGGGGATCCTGGATTCTGGAGATTCTTTACATATCTTTCAGTGTTCACACTTTCCATGCTTGTGCTTGTTCTTGGTAACAACTTCCTTATGCTCTTTGTCGGCTGGGAACTTGTGGGTCTTTCTTCGTACCTGCTTATCGGTTTCTGGTTCCACAAAAAGAGCGCAGCTGATGCATGTAAGAAAGCTTTTGTTATGAACAGAATCGGTGACTTCGGTTTCTATATCGGTCTCCTGCTGGTGATCGTTACATTTAGAAGCGTTAACTACTCCGATGCTTTCAACTCTGAAGCTATTCACCATATAAAAGAGGCGGGCTTTATGCTTTTCGGCATGAAAGTTTCCCTCATCGACCTTATGACATTCGGTCTGTTCTGCGGGGCAATGGGTAAATCTGCTCAGTTTCCTCTGCACACATGGCTTCCGGATGCTATGGAAGGTCCTACACCGGTTTCCGCTCTTATCCACGCGGCAACAATGGTTACTGCCGGTGTTTACATGGTTGCACGCTGTAACGCTCTCTTTTCTGAAGCGCACATGACATCACAGTTCATCGTGTTTGCGGGTGCTATGACAGCATTCCTCGGTGCTTCAATCGGTCTTACACAGTATGACCTTAAGAGAATTCTTGCCTACTCCACAGTATCACAGCTTGGTTATATGATCATGGCTACTGGTGTTGGGGCATACGTTGCTGCGATTTTCCACCTTTTCACACACGCAATGTTCAAAGGTCTTCTCTTCCTTTGCTCAGGTTCTGTTATGCATGCTATGCATGACCAGCTTGACGTCAGGCTCATGGGTGGTCTGAAAAAGAAGATGCCTTTTACACACTGGACATACCTTATCGGTTGTATCGCCATCGCAGGTATTCCGCCTCTGGCTGGTTTCTGGTCTAAGGATGAAATCCTCGCCATGACCTTTGCAAGCGGACATAACATAGCATGGTTTGTTGGTACTGCTGTTGCAGGTATGACAGCATTCTATATGTTCAGATCTTACTTCCTCGTGTTCCAGGGAACACCGAGAGACCAACATCTGCACGATCACGCTCACGAATCACCATTTTCAATGTGGGGACCGCTTGTGTTTCTCGCATTCCTCTCAATATTTGTGGGACTGGTATTCGGTTATCCGCTCGAAAACGGATACATACATACTTTCCTCGGACCAGTGCTTACACCTGCACATGCGCATCCGCACCACATGGCACACTCAACAGCGACAATGCTGATGATTCTGTCTATTGCTGTGGCTGCTGCGGGTATATTTGTTTCTTATCTCTTCTATGTTAAGAACTTCCCTGCACTGCCTGAGAAGACTGTGAAGACATTCAAGCCTCTGCACAAGTTCCTGCTTAACAAATGGTACTTCGACGAGCTTTATGACTTCCTCTTTGTTCATCCTATCGTGATGATCTCCAACATACTCTGGAGAGCATTCGATGTAAATGTCATCGACTTCACTGTTAATGCATTCGGGCGTGTTCCGATGTGGTTCGGCGGTGTTGTAAGGCATATACAGACAGGACGTATACAGACCTATATCTTTACTATGGTCATTGGTATAATCGTCTTTGTCACAATATTCTATACAGTGTAA
- a CDS encoding NADH-quinone oxidoreductase subunit M: protein MMGNILSILIFFPLVAALFILIFFRGGKSTMWAAFVASVIEFIITLPLMANFDKSNPGMQFVEKLDWIPALGIQYSVGVDGISILMIFLTTLLTAIAILGSFTYIQKRQKEFYIAMLVLETGMVGVFLALDFFLFYILWEAMLIPMYLIIGVWGGKRRIYAAVKFFLYTFAGSVLMMIAIIALYFKHGSITGEYTFDILKITAQHASYGMSFQMLIFAAFFLGFAIKVPMFPLHTWLPDAHVEAPTAGSVILAGVLLKMGTYGMLRFCLPMTPLASIKLMPFVAVMSVIAIIYGALVAMVQKDIKKLVAYSSVSHMGFVTLGIYALNQSGIEGGILQMFNHGIITGALFLLIGLVYERTHTREIADYGGIAKSVPVFATIFLIFTMGSIGLPSMGAFIGEFLVLVGAFQAFSDWAILAAIGVIFSAVYMLWVFQRVFYQSLNTKWEKLKDMNLREVIYIFPLLIIVFWVGMYPETFTNYMHASVQHLVDHMQSAAVAMK from the coding sequence ATGATGGGAAATATCCTTAGTATCCTTATTTTCTTCCCGCTGGTGGCGGCACTTTTCATCCTTATATTCTTTAGGGGCGGAAAGTCTACCATGTGGGCTGCTTTTGTGGCATCAGTGATTGAGTTCATAATAACACTGCCTCTGATGGCCAACTTTGATAAATCTAATCCCGGCATGCAGTTCGTAGAAAAACTCGACTGGATACCCGCTCTCGGCATACAGTATTCTGTGGGTGTCGATGGGATATCTATCTTAATGATTTTTCTGACAACTCTGCTGACAGCGATAGCAATACTCGGCTCATTCACATATATCCAGAAGAGGCAGAAAGAGTTCTACATAGCTATGCTTGTCCTTGAGACAGGTATGGTTGGTGTGTTCCTTGCTCTTGACTTCTTTCTCTTCTACATACTCTGGGAAGCAATGCTTATCCCAATGTATCTGATAATTGGTGTTTGGGGCGGTAAGAGAAGAATATACGCTGCTGTAAAATTCTTCCTGTATACCTTCGCAGGTTCCGTTCTTATGATGATCGCTATTATAGCGCTTTATTTCAAGCACGGTTCGATAACAGGAGAGTATACATTTGACATACTGAAGATTACTGCCCAGCACGCAAGCTATGGCATGAGTTTTCAGATGCTCATATTTGCAGCTTTCTTCCTCGGCTTTGCTATAAAAGTACCGATGTTCCCACTGCATACATGGCTCCCTGACGCACACGTTGAGGCGCCTACAGCAGGATCTGTTATCCTTGCTGGTGTACTGCTTAAGATGGGTACTTACGGTATGCTGAGATTCTGTCTGCCTATGACGCCCCTCGCATCTATCAAGCTGATGCCGTTCGTTGCTGTGATGTCTGTTATAGCGATAATATACGGTGCTCTTGTTGCGATGGTGCAGAAAGACATCAAAAAACTTGTTGCATACTCATCTGTTTCACACATGGGTTTTGTAACACTCGGTATATATGCTCTTAACCAATCCGGTATTGAAGGCGGTATCCTCCAGATGTTTAATCACGGTATTATTACCGGAGCGCTCTTCCTTCTGATCGGTCTGGTCTATGAAAGAACGCATACAAGGGAGATAGCTGACTATGGTGGCATCGCTAAGAGCGTACCTGTGTTTGCTACAATCTTCCTTATCTTTACTATGGGCTCTATAGGGCTTCCGTCTATGGGTGCATTTATCGGTGAATTCCTCGTGCTTGTGGGCGCGTTTCAGGCTTTTTCCGACTGGGCAATCCTCGCTGCAATAGGTGTGATTTTCTCCGCCGTTTATATGCTGTGGGTTTTCCAGCGTGTATTCTATCAGTCACTTAATACTAAGTGGGAAAAACTGAAAGACATGAACCTGAGAGAAGTAATATACATCTTCCCTCTGCTCATAATAGTGTTCTGGGTTGGTATGTATCCTGAGACTTTCACTAACTACATGCACGCAAGTGTACAACATCTCGTCGACCACATGCAGTCTGCTGCAGTGGCGATGAAGTAA
- a CDS encoding NADH-quinone oxidoreductase subunit N — protein MSPQGILNLLSIYPEVIMTVFGLVLVVLDVMTKDEKKSMVGYFGIAFIIITVLISWPPVGKKFLGFGNMVMWDSYSFVFFLIFGIAYTLTALGSVSYLKENGILKGEFYSILFFSIIGMMFMVSAFDLTVFYAGMETMAISMYIMAGFNKKCVRSTEAGIKYFIIGAFSSGIFLYGLTFVYGSTGSMNYLEIAAALKGGAADLTTFKFGLVLMLAGFAFKISAVPFHMWAPDVYQGAPTPASGFMTVAPKAAAMGALIRFCWIALEPVSGMWGMFFSILAVLTMTYGNLVALAQNNVKRMLGYSAIAHAGFMLIGLVSMNPEGYQSVALYAIIYAFMNIGAFTLLGLVKNKGMIDDERIESFAGLSKKNPMYALGMLIFMFSLAGIPPLAGFIGKFQILMAAMKAELYWLAIIGGLNSALACYYYMRVTIYMYFKEPEYEVDATVSRSAFITSFIGAVMVLAIGFFPSFFVNLVKTLLV, from the coding sequence ATGTCACCACAAGGAATATTAAATCTTCTGTCTATTTACCCAGAAGTAATAATGACCGTGTTTGGACTTGTGCTTGTCGTGCTTGATGTCATGACAAAGGACGAGAAGAAATCCATGGTCGGATACTTCGGGATAGCGTTTATAATAATTACCGTGCTTATTTCCTGGCCGCCGGTTGGGAAAAAATTCCTCGGTTTCGGGAACATGGTAATGTGGGACTCGTACTCTTTTGTGTTCTTTCTGATTTTCGGTATAGCATACACACTTACAGCCCTTGGCTCTGTGAGCTATCTGAAAGAAAACGGAATACTCAAAGGCGAGTTCTATTCGATACTGTTTTTCAGTATCATCGGAATGATGTTCATGGTTTCAGCATTTGACCTGACAGTGTTCTACGCTGGTATGGAAACAATGGCGATCTCCATGTACATAATGGCTGGATTCAATAAAAAGTGTGTAAGGTCTACAGAGGCTGGTATTAAGTACTTCATTATTGGTGCTTTCTCATCCGGTATCTTTCTGTACGGGCTTACATTTGTATATGGCTCAACCGGCTCTATGAACTATCTTGAGATTGCAGCTGCACTTAAGGGCGGAGCTGCAGACCTTACAACATTTAAGTTTGGTCTTGTTCTCATGCTTGCCGGTTTTGCTTTTAAAATCTCTGCTGTACCTTTTCACATGTGGGCTCCTGATGTTTATCAGGGAGCGCCAACACCTGCTTCAGGTTTTATGACAGTGGCTCCGAAAGCCGCTGCTATGGGTGCACTGATAAGATTTTGCTGGATAGCACTTGAACCTGTGAGCGGTATGTGGGGGATGTTCTTCTCCATACTCGCTGTGCTGACTATGACATATGGTAACCTTGTTGCTCTTGCTCAGAATAATGTCAAGAGGATGCTCGGTTACTCTGCCATAGCTCATGCCGGATTTATGCTGATAGGTCTTGTTTCTATGAACCCTGAAGGTTACCAGTCTGTTGCATTATATGCGATAATCTATGCCTTTATGAACATAGGAGCATTTACCCTGCTGGGACTCGTTAAGAACAAAGGTATGATTGACGATGAGAGGATCGAAAGTTTTGCTGGTCTTTCCAAAAAGAACCCTATGTATGCTCTTGGTATGCTTATCTTTATGTTCTCACTCGCAGGTATACCGCCCCTTGCGGGATTTATCGGTAAATTTCAGATCCTTATGGCTGCTATGAAAGCCGAGCTGTACTGGCTCGCTATCATCGGCGGCCTTAACAGTGCACTTGCATGTTACTACTACATGCGTGTCACAATTTACATGTACTTCAAAGAGCCGGAGTACGAAGTGGATGCAACCGTTAGCCGCTCTGCATTTATCACCTCCTTCATCGGGGCAGTGATGGTGCTTGCGATAGGTTTCTTCCCATCGTTCTTTGTCAACCTTGTGAAGACACTGCTGGTGTAG
- a CDS encoding SIMPL domain-containing protein, translated as MRLFLVLALSLAAGSTTFAGDMPLRINDTLTVTDSVAPDTMVSTITVSATSETFATAIAKMEQIASVVKNYSEICTFNSYRVTPKYRYQDSIRHDDGFSGYIYVPCEFNNMKPYNKLLNDINSVAENDNTFDISVSPVNWTVSKSIIDAARQGLKNELITQIGAVATAYSRSTKKNCEPSAITFSGASDNMPFEMAPVMRSAKASFDTSSPDKKNSETSVSAEFMLICK; from the coding sequence ATGAGATTATTTTTAGTTCTGGCTTTATCTTTAGCGGCAGGATCAACAACCTTTGCGGGGGACATGCCGCTCCGCATTAACGACACCCTGACTGTTACAGATTCAGTTGCTCCGGATACTATGGTTTCAACTATAACGGTATCTGCGACATCCGAAACCTTTGCAACCGCCATTGCCAAAATGGAACAGATAGCTTCTGTTGTCAAAAATTACAGTGAAATCTGCACATTTAACAGCTATCGTGTCACCCCTAAATACCGGTATCAGGACTCAATTCGTCACGACGACGGCTTTTCAGGATACATATATGTGCCTTGTGAGTTCAACAACATGAAGCCCTATAACAAGCTTCTCAACGACATAAACTCAGTGGCGGAGAACGATAACACCTTTGACATTTCAGTGTCCCCTGTGAACTGGACCGTGAGTAAATCTATTATAGATGCTGCAAGGCAGGGTCTTAAAAATGAATTGATTACCCAGATAGGCGCAGTTGCAACTGCTTACAGCAGGTCAACTAAAAAGAATTGCGAGCCGTCTGCAATAACATTTTCCGGCGCGTCAGACAACATGCCTTTTGAAATGGCTCCTGTAATGCGCTCAGCTAAAGCTTCTTTTGACACAAGCTCTCCGGATAAAAAGAATTCTGAAACATCAGTATCTGCTGAATTCATGCTGATATGCAAATAA
- the def gene encoding peptide deformylase — MILEVKTFPDKVLRIKAEPVDSIDESITELLDNMVETMHARSGVGLAAPQVGISKRLIVIDTSAGENEGMLLRVINPEIISAEGEQVGEEGCLSIPGEYEPVRRAEKVTVKAMDENGKPYTMEAEGFLARAFQHEIDHLDGVLFIDRLPSYKKDTLKKTIKRRIADGDYVVTGTK, encoded by the coding sequence ATGATTCTTGAAGTTAAAACATTTCCAGATAAGGTTTTACGCATTAAAGCCGAACCTGTGGATAGCATAGATGAGTCAATTACTGAGCTGCTGGACAATATGGTTGAGACTATGCATGCCAGAAGTGGTGTCGGTCTTGCAGCCCCCCAGGTAGGGATCAGTAAAAGACTTATTGTCATTGATACTTCTGCCGGAGAGAATGAAGGGATGCTTCTTCGTGTCATAAACCCTGAAATTATTTCTGCTGAAGGTGAACAGGTCGGCGAGGAAGGATGCTTAAGTATTCCTGGCGAATACGAACCAGTACGCCGTGCCGAAAAAGTCACAGTTAAGGCTATGGATGAAAACGGGAAGCCGTACACTATGGAGGCGGAAGGTTTCCTCGCAAGAGCTTTCCAGCATGAAATCGATCATCTGGACGGTGTTCTTTTCATAGACAGGCTACCGTCATATAAGAAAGACACACTAAAGAAAACTATCAAAAGACGCATCGCAGACGGTGACTATGTTGTAACTGGTACTAAATAG